From the genome of Triticum aestivum cultivar Chinese Spring chromosome 3B, IWGSC CS RefSeq v2.1, whole genome shotgun sequence, one region includes:
- the LOC123070734 gene encoding uncharacterized protein yields the protein MEGPFPLLVHDLGNRTDDCQTRFSISNQAVSTAAIHELKDYRCFESPQGWVLALEPASLHTFLWRPQDGQRISLPSPKQEFPRRCKCLLSDKPSSTSSCTVLVLDLDQPNLLVCRIGGSQWDSYNYELTMFLADDKPREIHMAKLKGIAAVGGKVYYTFTGHALGVVEFSPELSLTEFEVDMVELPDTMPFTSTYLVESCGDLFMVVVVFLGHNVHKIDKVDVYKMDFSRPEWCKVDRIGDRVFLLGGDSIGASNFGASCSASEHGLSSNCIYFLNNIAAEENYLHIFNLEKGTEEVQRPFRHKNGCLLPPPCPPMWLLPTDD from the coding sequence ATGGAAGGCCCCTTCCCATTGCTTGTGCATGATCTTGGGAACCGTACAGATGACTGCCAGACGCGGTTCAGCATCTCCAACCAGGCCGTGAGCACCGCAGCCATCCATGAACTCAAGGACTACAGGTGCTTCGAGTCTCCACAGGGCTGGGTGCTCGCGCTGGAACCTGCTTCCCTGCACACGTTCCTGTGGCGTCCTCAGGACGGCCAGAGGATCAGCCTTCCATCCCCAAAACAAGAATTTCCCAGGAGGTGCAAGTGCCTGCTTTCCGACAAGCCTAGCTCGACATCGTCTTGCACTGTTCTGGTCCTCGATCTTGACCAGCCTAATCTGTTGGTGTGCCGAATCGGAGGAAGCCAATGGGACTCTTACAACTATGAGCTCACCATGTTCCTCGCAGATGACAAGCCCCGGGAGATACATATGGCCAAACTTAAAGGCATTGCTGCTGTTGGGGGCAAGGTCTACTACACGTTCACGGGACACGCCCTTGGAGTAGTGGAGTTCAGCCCTGAGCTCAGCCTCACCGAGTTTGAAGTTGATATGGTTGAACTGCCCGACACCATGCCGTTTACTTCAACTTACTTGGTTGAATCATGTGGTGACCTCTTTATGGTGGTCGTTGTCTTTCTTGGACACAACGTGCACAAAATCGACAAGGTCGACGTGTATAAGATGGACTTCTCGAGGCCGGAATGGTGCAAGGTGGACAGGATTGGTGATAGGGTGTTCCTCTTGGGTGGAGACAGCATCGGAGCATCCAACTTTGGAGCATCATGTTCGGCCAGTGAACATGGTTTGTCTAGCAACTGTATCTACTTTCTGAACAACATCGCCGCCGAGGAGAATTACCTGCACATTTTCAACCTGGAGAAAGGGACTGAAGAAGTGCAACGTCCTTTTAGACACAAAAATGGTTGCCTGCTGCCACCGCCATGTCCACCGATGTGGCTGTTACCCACAGACGACTGA